The Hevea brasiliensis isolate MT/VB/25A 57/8 chromosome 1, ASM3005281v1, whole genome shotgun sequence genome has a window encoding:
- the LOC110648715 gene encoding vacuolar fusion protein MON1 homolog gives MSAASDSTSSGDASEPNSKLFDNKFESLTIQESNTIVQNDEAPAEHQLGSPFNGSMDDNGNHERFNALEEIIEVGSDARGIGDSVSGGGGDGVVWRRTNSELEVDGPSSPSSSGYAGERGSSSATSASKIGEVSEDEVQEVGNDGGVDGILDSQAAWVPGKRHVDEDDASISWRKRKKHFFILSHSGKPIYSRYGDEHKLAGFSATLQAIISFVENGGDRVKLVRAGKHQVVFLVKGPIYLVCISCTEEPFESLRGQLELIYCQMILILTKSVNRCFEKNPKFDMTPLLGGTDVVFSSLIHSFSWNPATFLHAYTCLPLAYATRQAAGAILQDVTDSGVLFAILMCKHKVVCLVGAQKASLHPDDMMLLSNFIMSSESFRTSESFSPICLPRYNPVAFLYAYVHYLDVDTYLVLLTTSSDAFYHLKDCRIRIETVLLKSNVLSEVQRSMLDGGMPVEDLPGDSLPRSGTASPHLGQHKLSTGSPERFRESHLGIGGPAGLWHFIYRSIYLDQYVSSEFSSPINSPQQQKRLYRAYQKVYASMHDQGNRPHKTQFRRDENYVLFCWVTSDFELYAAFDPLADKALAIKTCNRVCQWVKDVENEIFLLGASPFSW, from the exons ATGTCTGCCGCTTCTGATTCCACCTCCTCCGGCGACGCTTCAGAGCCTAACAGTAAGCTCTTTGATAACAAATTCGAATCACTTACTATTCAAGAATCCAATACCATCGTCCAAAACGATGAAGCACCGGCGGAGCATCAACTAGGGTCACCGTTTAATGGATCGATGGACGATAACGGTAATCACGAAAGATTCAACGCTCTAGAAGAGATAATTGAGGTCGGAAGCGACGCAAGGGGCATTGGCGACAGtgttagtggtggtggtggtgatggtgttGTGTGGAGGAGGACGAATTCAGAACTGGAAGTGGATGGGCCTTCGAGCCCTAGCAGTAGTGGATACGCCGGCGAGAGAGGCAGTAGTAGCGCTACGAGTGCTTCGAAGATTGGCGAAGTGAGTGAAGATGAGGTGCAGGAGGTTGGGAATGATGGCGGTGTCGATGGGATTTTGGACTCACAAGCAGCTTGGGTGCCAGGGAAACGGCATGTCGATGAG GATGATGCTTCCATATCATGGAGGAAAAGGAAGAAGCATTTCTTTATATTGAGTCACTCTGGGAAGCCAATATATTCCAG ATACGGTGATGAGCACAAGCTGGCTGGATTTTCAGCAACTTTGCAAGCCATCATTTCCTTTGTGGAGAATGG GGGGGATCGTGTCAAATTGGTCAGGGCAGGAAAGCATCAG GTGGTTTTTCTTGTGAAAGGACCAATTTACCTAGTTTGCATCAGCTGCACAGAAGAACCATTTGAATCACTGAGGGGGCAATTGGAGCTTATCTACTGTCAG ATGATACTCATTTTAACAAAGTCAGTAAATAGATGTTTCGAGAAGAATCCAAAGTTTGATATGACACCCTTGCTTGGAGGAACGGATGTTGTCTTCTCATCACTCATACATTCATTTAGTTG GAATCCAGCCACATTTCTTCATGCATATACTTGTCTTCCCCTAGCTTATGCAACAAGGCAAGCTGCGGGTGCTATATTGCAAGATGTTACTGATTCAGGAGTCCTCTTTGCAATATTAATGTGCAAACACAAA GTTGTTTGTCTAGTTGGTGCTCAAAAAGCTTCTCTCCATCCTGATGACATGATGCTACTTTCCAACTTTATTATGTCATCAGAATCATTTAG GACATCTGAATCTTTCTCACCAATTTGCCTCCCAAGATATAATCCTGTGGCATTTTTGTATGCGTATGTCCATTATCTTGAT GTTGACACATACTTGGTGCTGCTTACTACTAGTTCAGATGCCTTCTACCATCTTAAGGATTGCAG GATTCGTATTGAAACAGTTCTTTTAAAGTCTAATGTTCTTAGCGAAGTTCAAAGATCCATGCTAGATGGGGGGATGCCTGTTGAGGATCTGCCTGGTGATTCATTGCCTCGTTCAGGAACTGCTTCTCCTCATTTAGGTCAGCATAAACTATCAACGGGTTCGCCTGAAAGATTCAGGGAATCACATTTAGGAATTGGCGGTCCTGCTGGACTTTGGCATTTTATATATCGCAGTATATATCTGGATCAATATGTATCTTCTGAGTTTTCTTCACCAATAAATAGTCCGCAACAGCAGAAAAG ATTATATAGAGCTTATCAGAAAGTTTATGCTTCCATGCATGATCAGGGAAATAGGCCCCACAAAACACAGTTTAGAAGAGATGAGAATTATG TTCTATTCTGTTGGGTCACTTCAGATTTTGAACTTTATGCAGCATTTGATCCTCTTGCGGACAAG GCTTTGGCAATAAAGACTTGCAACAGGGTTTGTCAATGGGTGAAAGATGTGGAAAATGAGATTTTTTTGCTGGGAGCAAGCCCTTTTTCATGGTGA